A region from the uncultured Bacteroides sp. genome encodes:
- a CDS encoding prephenate dehydrogenase/arogenate dehydrogenase family protein encodes MRILILGAGKMGSFFTDILSFQHETAVFDVNPQQLRFVYNTYRYTDLAEIKEFEPELVINAATVKYTLDAFRLVLPALPKDCIISDIASVKTGLKKFYEESGFRYVSTHPMFGPTFASLSNLSSESAIIISESDHLGKVFFKDLYSTLNLNIFEYTFDEHDETVAYSLSIPFVSTFVFAAVMKHQEAPGTTFKKHMAIAKGLMSEDDYLLQEILFNPRTPSQVENIRRELKTVLEIINNKDAEAMKKYLKKIRENIK; translated from the coding sequence ATGAGAATATTAATTCTTGGAGCCGGAAAGATGGGTTCCTTCTTTACCGATATATTGAGCTTTCAGCACGAAACGGCTGTTTTCGATGTTAATCCGCAGCAATTACGCTTTGTATATAACACTTATCGATACACCGACCTGGCCGAAATTAAAGAGTTCGAGCCGGAATTGGTTATCAATGCAGCCACGGTAAAGTATACGCTCGATGCCTTTAGACTGGTGTTGCCCGCACTACCTAAGGACTGCATTATCAGCGACATAGCATCGGTAAAAACCGGACTAAAGAAGTTCTACGAAGAGAGTGGTTTCCGCTACGTATCTACACATCCCATGTTTGGCCCTACTTTTGCCAGCCTCAGCAATCTGAGCAGCGAGAGTGCCATCATCATCAGCGAAAGCGATCACTTGGGGAAAGTATTTTTCAAAGACTTGTATAGCACCCTGAACCTGAATATCTTTGAGTATACCTTCGACGAACACGACGAAACGGTAGCCTACTCGCTCTCCATTCCGTTTGTTTCGACATTTGTCTTTGCCGCCGTGATGAAACATCAGGAAGCACCCGGCACTACGTTCAAAAAACACATGGCCATTGCCAAGGGACTGATGAGCGAAGATGATTACTTGTTGCAGGAGATTCTATTCAATCCGCGAACTCCTTCGCAAGTGGAGAACATCCGCCGCGAACTGAAAACGGTATTGGAGATTATCAACAACAAGGATGCCGAAGCCATGAAGAAGTACCTGAAAAAGATTCGGGAAAATATTAAGTAA
- a CDS encoding prephenate dehydratase, with protein sequence MRKIAIQGTLGSFHDIAAHKYFEGEEIKLICCATFEDVFAAMKKDSLTIGMLAIENTIAGSLLQNNELLRQSGAKIVGEYKLRISHCFVCLPEEDWEDITEVNSHPIALMQCRDFLNHHPKIKVVETEDTALSAEMIKEQNLKGHAAICSHAAAERYGMKILQEGIETNKHNFTRFLVVTDPWQADEMQSQNINKASVVFTLPHTEGSLSQVLSILSFYHINLTKIQSLPIIGREWEYQFYVDVAFADHLRYKQAIAAITPLTKELKTLGEYAEGKSTL encoded by the coding sequence ATGAGAAAGATTGCAATTCAAGGAACATTAGGCTCGTTTCACGACATAGCCGCTCATAAGTATTTTGAAGGAGAAGAGATTAAACTGATATGTTGCGCAACGTTTGAGGATGTTTTCGCTGCAATGAAGAAGGACAGTTTGACAATCGGCATGCTGGCCATTGAAAACACCATTGCGGGAAGTTTGCTGCAAAACAACGAATTGCTACGCCAGAGCGGGGCAAAAATCGTGGGCGAATACAAGCTACGCATTTCACACTGTTTCGTCTGCCTGCCGGAAGAAGATTGGGAGGATATAACGGAGGTTAACTCCCACCCCATCGCATTGATGCAATGCCGGGATTTCCTTAACCATCACCCGAAGATAAAGGTCGTTGAAACCGAAGACACGGCGCTGAGCGCGGAGATGATTAAGGAGCAAAACCTGAAAGGGCACGCTGCCATTTGCTCTCACGCTGCTGCCGAACGGTATGGAATGAAAATCCTTCAGGAGGGAATCGAAACAAACAAACACAACTTCACCCGTTTTCTGGTAGTAACAGATCCTTGGCAAGCGGATGAAATGCAATCGCAAAACATCAACAAAGCAAGTGTCGTTTTCACTCTTCCTCACACGGAAGGCAGTCTCTCTCAAGTCCTTTCCATCTTATCTTTCTATCACATCAATCTTACTAAAATACAATCGCTTCCCATCATCGGCCGGGAGTGGGAATATCAATTTTACGTAGACGTGGCTTTTGCCGATCATTTAAGATACAAGCAGGCCATAGCGGCCATCACTCCATTAACCAAAGAACTCAAAACATTAGGAGAATATGCAGAAGGAAAATCGACCCTGTAA
- the folE gene encoding GTP cyclohydrolase I FolE: MLEKEEVNSPFLEDLMSHYRSIITLLGEDAEREGLLKTPERVAKAMLTLTKGYHTDPHEVLLSAKFKEEYSQMVIVKDIDFFSLCEHHMLPFYGKVHVAYIPNGYITGLSKIARVVDVFSHRLQVQERMTLQIKECIQETLNPLGVMVVIEAKHMCMQMRGVEKQNAVTTTSDFTGAFNQAKTREEFMNLIRHR; the protein is encoded by the coding sequence ATGTTAGAAAAAGAAGAGGTGAATTCTCCGTTTCTGGAGGATTTGATGAGTCATTATCGTAGTATTATTACTTTGTTGGGAGAGGATGCCGAGCGCGAAGGGCTTCTTAAAACGCCCGAACGTGTGGCAAAGGCCATGCTTACTCTTACTAAAGGATATCATACCGATCCGCACGAAGTGCTTCTCTCGGCTAAATTTAAGGAAGAATACAGTCAGATGGTTATAGTGAAAGACATCGACTTTTTCTCCCTCTGTGAGCATCACATGCTACCTTTCTATGGCAAGGTACACGTGGCCTATATTCCGAACGGTTATATTACGGGGTTGAGCAAGATAGCCCGTGTGGTAGATGTGTTTTCGCATCGCCTGCAGGTACAGGAACGTATGACGTTGCAGATTAAAGAATGCATTCAGGAAACCTTAAATCCATTGGGAGTGATGGTGGTTATTGAAGCCAAACATATGTGCATGCAGATGCGTGGGGTTGAGAAACAGAATGCGGTAACTACGACTTCCGATTTTACAGGTGCTTTTAATCAGGCAAAAACGCGGGAAGAATTTATGAATCTTATCCGGCATCGATAA
- a CDS encoding response regulator: MKDKFNAIIIDDEEIGIKKLKSSLSNIDKISVNETAQTAQKGKELILTIKPDLLFLDVEMPEMNGLELLRELKDAINWPMQVVFYTAYDKYLLSALRESAFDYLLKPYTGAEFLLVINRFLTYAESKEKELSVADSLSNLFSKDHPFFLIATIRGYKTLKTEDIGYFEYIKERKHWSVTLQNQTRIQLRRNTSADDILNLSSSFTQINQQQIINIAYLSMIEGKRCIMYPPFDKTEELIISRNFAKSVQDSFFMI, translated from the coding sequence ATGAAAGACAAATTTAACGCAATCATCATTGATGACGAAGAAATTGGAATCAAAAAATTGAAGAGTTCGTTGAGTAATATCGACAAGATAAGCGTTAATGAGACGGCACAGACAGCTCAGAAGGGAAAAGAGCTTATTTTAACAATAAAGCCGGACTTGCTTTTTCTGGATGTTGAAATGCCTGAAATGAACGGCTTGGAACTATTAAGAGAATTAAAAGATGCCATTAATTGGCCTATGCAGGTCGTATTTTATACGGCCTACGACAAGTATCTACTCAGTGCATTAAGAGAGTCGGCTTTTGATTATCTGCTAAAGCCTTACACAGGAGCTGAATTTTTATTGGTCATCAACCGTTTTCTAACTTATGCGGAATCAAAAGAAAAAGAGCTATCTGTAGCCGATTCACTTTCAAATTTATTTTCTAAGGATCATCCTTTCTTCCTTATTGCTACCATCAGGGGATATAAAACTCTCAAAACAGAAGATATCGGCTATTTTGAATATATAAAAGAGAGAAAGCATTGGTCTGTGACTCTCCAAAATCAAACCCGTATCCAATTGCGACGAAATACTTCCGCCGATGATATTCTAAACTTATCTTCTTCATTTACGCAAATCAATCAGCAACAGATTATCAATATTGCTTATCTGAGCATGATAGAAGGAAAAAGATGCATCATGTACCCGCCATTCGATAAAACGGAAGAGTTGATTATCTCGAGAAACTTTGCCAAATCGGTTCAAGACAGCTTCTTCATGATTTAA
- a CDS encoding histidine kinase, with amino-acid sequence MKKNDTDTIYWGMMGIIKILVILTLSACHSDRTKKELLEQKADSTLNEGRKTLFTDIPLSKHLLKEAMNCTEDSMKYYDAYEAYSTCYFMENKYDSAITMKKKALAFLEKQIITPRRQELLASVNNSFGAYHSLMNQPDSAIIYFKKALRCPPSKESKPDIYINLADQYKTKGDLATAAYYLRLGLSISDSLDLKKFKFPICYGLADIYLGLRDFKQANEYYLRAEKDYKSRRFDEKVLFCNNRGNYYYYKKEYSNALQWFKRAEKYLANTDYDYFKNMVNANLADVYLNLNELDSCNLYIKKAEPYFKKINHKSILYYINTVKIGLAIAQNNYSLASKLQQEIKGDKDIEPNIVSIRTKYLENLSLKKNNYKEAYGYLAKNTLLNDSLRNDITQKRIAELDMHYKQDSTLIKKDLFIQRQSAEVKTFKLSTYIWILISVLIVSGTFFGYYIIKKKNNIQRMKYMEQITKLRISNIRNRISPHFMFNVLNNEMQGLDEEKKERLYTLAHLLRISLEMAEQISIKLSDEIDFVKAYIELSKQKVGDNFTMIWEISPLIDLDNMKIIPMMLQIPIENALKHGLSQIKGEKKLTVKIFREDQGIRIFVVDNGKGYHPNDPSPTTGTGTGLRVLNQTMQILNAKNTRKIIFAIHNIDKAEETGTKIEIYIPYHYKFEYK; translated from the coding sequence ATGAAAAAGAACGACACGGATACCATCTATTGGGGAATGATGGGCATAATCAAAATTCTAGTTATCCTCACTCTCTCTGCCTGCCACTCTGATCGTACAAAAAAAGAATTATTGGAACAAAAAGCAGACTCCACACTAAATGAAGGAAGAAAAACGCTTTTTACCGATATTCCATTATCAAAGCACCTACTAAAAGAAGCTATGAATTGCACCGAAGATAGCATGAAATATTATGATGCATATGAGGCCTACTCCACATGCTATTTTATGGAAAACAAATACGACTCCGCCATCACAATGAAAAAAAAAGCTTTAGCATTTTTAGAAAAACAAATTATAACGCCCAGAAGACAAGAACTTTTAGCCTCTGTAAATAACTCATTTGGAGCTTACCATTCACTCATGAATCAACCGGATTCAGCTATTATTTATTTTAAAAAAGCCTTACGATGCCCTCCCTCAAAAGAAAGTAAACCTGACATATACATAAATTTAGCCGACCAATATAAAACCAAAGGAGATTTAGCTACAGCTGCCTATTATCTGAGATTAGGGCTATCCATAAGCGATTCTTTAGACCTAAAAAAGTTTAAGTTCCCAATCTGTTATGGTTTAGCAGATATATACCTGGGGCTAAGAGACTTCAAACAGGCCAATGAATATTATCTACGTGCTGAAAAGGATTACAAAAGCAGAAGGTTTGATGAAAAAGTCCTATTCTGCAATAACAGAGGAAATTACTACTATTATAAAAAAGAGTATAGCAATGCCCTTCAATGGTTTAAACGGGCAGAAAAATATCTGGCTAACACGGATTATGATTATTTTAAGAACATGGTAAATGCTAATTTAGCAGACGTGTATTTGAATTTAAATGAACTGGATTCATGCAACCTTTATATAAAAAAAGCAGAACCTTATTTTAAGAAGATCAATCATAAGAGTATTCTTTATTATATCAACACAGTAAAGATTGGCCTTGCTATTGCCCAAAATAATTACTCTCTAGCAAGCAAATTACAGCAAGAAATTAAAGGCGATAAAGATATTGAACCTAACATAGTCTCTATTCGTACAAAATATTTAGAGAATTTGTCTTTGAAAAAGAATAATTATAAAGAAGCCTACGGATATCTTGCCAAAAATACGCTTTTAAATGATTCGCTACGCAATGACATTACGCAAAAAAGAATAGCAGAATTAGATATGCACTATAAACAGGATAGCACGTTAATTAAAAAAGATTTATTTATACAGAGACAAAGTGCAGAAGTAAAAACATTCAAATTAAGCACCTATATATGGATACTTATATCTGTACTAATCGTATCAGGAACCTTTTTTGGATACTATATCATCAAGAAGAAAAATAATATCCAAAGGATGAAATATATGGAACAAATTACCAAATTGAGAATAAGCAATATTCGGAACAGAATTTCACCCCATTTTATGTTTAATGTTCTCAATAACGAAATGCAAGGACTTGATGAAGAGAAAAAGGAACGTCTATACACATTAGCACATTTATTAAGAATAAGCCTTGAAATGGCAGAGCAAATCAGTATAAAGCTTAGCGATGAAATTGACTTTGTCAAAGCCTACATAGAGTTAAGCAAACAAAAAGTGGGAGATAATTTTACAATGATATGGGAGATTAGTCCTCTTATTGACTTAGATAATATGAAAATAATCCCCATGATGTTGCAAATTCCAATCGAGAATGCTTTAAAACATGGATTATCACAAATCAAAGGAGAAAAAAAATTAACCGTAAAAATCTTCAGAGAAGATCAAGGTATACGAATTTTTGTTGTCGATAACGGAAAAGGGTATCATCCGAATGACCCATCTCCTACCACAGGAACCGGAACAGGACTTAGAGTATTGAATCAGACTATGCAAATTTTAAATGCAAAAAATACCCGTAAAATAATATTCGCAATACACAATATAGATAAAGCGGAAGAAACAGGTACTAAAATCGAAATTTATATTCCGTACCATTACAAATTTGAGTACAAATGA
- a CDS encoding aminotransferase class I/II-fold pyridoxal phosphate-dependent enzyme, translating to MQKENRPCNFVPADRLAGVSEYYFSKKLKEVAQMNAEGKNVISLGVGSPDMPPSDETIQALCDSARDANGHGYQPYIGIPELRTGFADWYKRWYNVELNPNTEIQPLIGSKEGILHVTLAFVNPGEQVLVPNPGYPTYTSLSKILGADVVYYNLKEENGWMPDFEELEKMDLSRVKLMWTNYPNMPTGANATPELYRQLVGFAQSKGIVIVNDNPYSFILNDKPLSILSVPGAKDCCIEFNSMSKSHNMPGWRIGMLASNAQFVQWILKVKSNIDSGMFRAMQLAAAKALEAGTDWYEGNNKNYRNRRQLAGAIMDALGCQYDEKQVGMFLWGKIPDDCAEVEELTEKVLHQARVFITPGFIFGSNGARFIRLSLCCKEEKLAEALTRIKAMH from the coding sequence ATGCAGAAGGAAAATCGACCCTGTAATTTTGTTCCTGCCGACAGATTGGCGGGGGTAAGCGAATACTACTTCTCGAAAAAACTGAAAGAGGTAGCGCAAATGAATGCAGAGGGAAAGAATGTGATCAGCCTGGGGGTAGGAAGTCCCGATATGCCGCCTTCAGACGAGACAATCCAGGCATTGTGCGACAGTGCCCGGGATGCTAACGGACATGGTTATCAGCCTTATATCGGGATACCCGAATTGCGTACCGGGTTTGCCGACTGGTACAAACGATGGTACAACGTAGAGTTGAATCCGAACACAGAGATACAACCGCTCATTGGTTCGAAGGAAGGTATTTTGCACGTAACGCTGGCTTTTGTCAACCCGGGAGAACAGGTATTGGTGCCCAATCCGGGATACCCTACCTACACTTCTTTAAGTAAGATTCTAGGAGCAGATGTCGTTTACTATAATCTGAAAGAAGAAAACGGATGGATGCCCGATTTTGAGGAATTGGAGAAAATGGATTTAAGTAGGGTGAAGCTAATGTGGACCAACTATCCCAACATGCCAACCGGTGCCAATGCAACGCCCGAATTGTACAGGCAATTGGTCGGTTTCGCACAAAGTAAAGGCATTGTGATTGTAAACGATAACCCGTACAGTTTTATTCTGAACGATAAACCCTTAAGCATTCTGTCTGTGCCGGGAGCCAAAGATTGCTGCATTGAGTTCAACTCGATGAGCAAAAGCCACAACATGCCGGGATGGCGTATCGGAATGCTGGCTTCGAACGCACAATTCGTGCAATGGATTTTGAAAGTAAAAAGCAACATTGATAGCGGAATGTTTCGCGCCATGCAACTGGCTGCCGCCAAAGCGTTGGAAGCCGGAACCGATTGGTACGAAGGCAATAATAAGAATTATCGCAATCGCCGGCAGTTGGCCGGAGCGATAATGGATGCACTGGGATGCCAATACGACGAAAAGCAAGTAGGGATGTTTCTTTGGGGAAAGATTCCGGACGACTGCGCAGAGGTAGAAGAACTAACGGAAAAGGTGCTACATCAGGCACGGGTTTTCATCACTCCTGGATTCATCTTCGGCAGTAACGGAGCCCGGTTCATCCGCCTTTCGCTTTGTTGCAAGGAAGAGAAACTGGCGGAAGCTCTGACCAGAATCAAAGCCATGCACTGA
- the dnaG gene encoding DNA primase — translation MIDQATIDRILDAAQIVDVVSEFVTLRKRGVNFVGLCPFHNEKTPSFSVSPAKGLCKCFSCGKGGNAVHFIMEHEQMSYYEALKFLAKKYNIEIKERELTNEEKQAQSARESMFIVNNFARDYFQNILKNHVDGRSIGMAYFRQRGFRDDTIEKFQLGFSTDQHDALAQEALRKGYKKEFLAKTGLCYETDEGKLRDRFWGRVIFPVHSLSGKIVAFGGRVMSTENKKLAKYVNSPESEIYHKSSELYGIYFAKQSIVKQDRCFLVEGYTDVISMHQSGIENVVSSSGTSLTGGQIRLIHRFTNNITVLYDGDMAGIKASIRGIDMLLEEGMNIKVVLLPDGDDPDSYARKHNATDFQAYISAHEVDFIRFKTNLLLDDAGKDPIKRAELIGDIVRSISVIPEAIIRSVYTKECSQLLHVEEKLLVAEVAKLKEKQAEKDYKPTSYNLPPTPSDGNTAPRSAEEVIPPYESFIPQEGKEGQEFYKFERLIIKTVIRHGEKIMCETTDEEGKEIPVSVIDYIINDLKQDDLAFHNPLHRRILTEAATHVHNTGFKAERYFLSHPDQEISQLSAELLGNRYQLSKYHSKGQKLITDEDRLYELVPTFMTNFKNAIVEEELKHMMFALQDPVTANDVEKCNAIMQRYKEMKQIQSVMAKRLGDRVVLPK, via the coding sequence ATGATAGACCAAGCAACCATAGACAGAATACTCGATGCCGCTCAAATAGTAGATGTGGTATCGGAGTTCGTTACCCTGCGCAAACGGGGGGTGAACTTTGTGGGGCTATGTCCTTTCCACAACGAAAAAACACCCTCGTTCAGCGTGTCGCCGGCCAAAGGTTTATGCAAATGTTTCAGTTGCGGCAAAGGCGGCAACGCCGTGCACTTCATCATGGAACACGAGCAAATGTCGTACTACGAAGCGCTGAAGTTTCTGGCCAAGAAATATAATATCGAAATCAAGGAACGCGAGCTGACCAACGAAGAGAAGCAAGCTCAGAGCGCCCGCGAAAGTATGTTCATCGTTAACAACTTTGCACGAGATTACTTTCAGAACATCTTGAAGAACCATGTCGACGGACGTAGCATTGGTATGGCTTACTTCAGGCAACGTGGGTTTCGGGACGATACGATCGAGAAATTTCAACTCGGCTTCAGCACCGACCAGCACGATGCGTTGGCTCAGGAAGCTTTGAGAAAAGGATATAAAAAAGAGTTTCTGGCCAAAACAGGCCTTTGCTACGAAACGGATGAAGGTAAACTACGCGATCGTTTCTGGGGACGCGTCATATTTCCGGTACACTCACTCTCCGGCAAAATAGTAGCATTCGGCGGGCGCGTAATGAGTACCGAAAACAAGAAACTGGCCAAATACGTCAATTCTCCCGAATCCGAAATATATCACAAAAGCAGCGAACTCTATGGCATCTATTTTGCCAAGCAATCCATCGTTAAGCAAGACCGCTGCTTCTTGGTCGAAGGGTATACGGACGTAATATCCATGCACCAATCGGGCATTGAAAACGTTGTTTCTTCTTCCGGAACGTCTCTTACCGGGGGACAAATTCGCCTCATCCATCGGTTCACGAACAATATCACTGTTTTGTACGACGGCGACATGGCGGGCATCAAAGCCTCCATTCGGGGCATCGACATGCTTCTGGAAGAAGGGATGAACATCAAAGTGGTGCTATTGCCCGACGGAGATGACCCCGACTCGTACGCCCGCAAGCACAATGCAACCGATTTTCAGGCTTACATTTCTGCGCACGAAGTAGATTTTATCCGCTTCAAAACCAACCTGCTTCTCGATGATGCGGGTAAAGACCCCATTAAACGGGCCGAATTGATAGGAGATATCGTACGAAGCATATCCGTGATTCCCGAAGCCATTATACGCTCCGTATATACAAAAGAGTGCAGCCAACTGCTACATGTCGAAGAAAAGCTGCTGGTGGCCGAGGTAGCCAAACTAAAAGAGAAGCAGGCCGAAAAGGACTACAAACCAACGAGCTACAATCTACCTCCTACTCCGTCCGATGGCAACACCGCGCCCCGATCGGCAGAAGAAGTAATACCTCCCTACGAGTCGTTTATCCCTCAGGAAGGAAAAGAAGGACAAGAGTTTTACAAATTCGAACGTCTGATTATTAAAACCGTCATTCGCCACGGAGAGAAAATAATGTGTGAAACCACCGATGAGGAAGGCAAAGAGATACCCGTAAGCGTGATCGACTACATCATTAACGATCTCAAGCAAGACGATCTGGCCTTTCATAACCCACTGCATCGCCGCATTTTGACAGAGGCAGCAACGCATGTACACAATACAGGGTTTAAGGCCGAACGCTATTTCCTCTCGCATCCCGATCAGGAAATAAGCCAATTGTCGGCCGAGTTGTTGGGCAACAGGTATCAATTAAGCAAGTACCACTCCAAGGGACAAAAGCTGATCACCGACGAAGACAGACTATACGAGTTGGTGCCTACCTTCATGACTAACTTTAAAAATGCAATTGTAGAAGAAGAACTGAAGCACATGATGTTTGCACTTCAAGATCCTGTTACGGCAAATGATGTGGAAAAATGTAATGCCATTATGCAACGATACAAAGAGATGAAACAAATTCAGAGCGTAATGGCCAAACGCTTGGGCGACAGAGTTGTACTGCCTAAATAA
- a CDS encoding bifunctional 3-deoxy-7-phosphoheptulonate synthase/chorismate mutase type II has protein sequence MELESILLPGIEDKRPIVIAGPCSAETEEQVMTTARQLVEKGFKIFRAGIWKPRTKPGGFEGVGVEGLSWLKKVKEETGMYVSTEVATAKHVEEALKAGIDILWVGARTTANPFAVQEIADALKGVDIPVLIKNPVNPDLELWIGALERINNAGLKRLAVIHRGFSSYDKKIYRNMPQWHIPIELRRRLPNVPIFCDPSHIGGRRELIAPLCQQAMDLNFDGLIIESHCNPDCAWSDASQQVTPDVLDYILNLLVIRKETQTTENLSMLRKQIDECDNNLIEELAKRMRIAREIGTYKKEHNMTILQTDRYAEILEKRGSQGALCGMDSEFIKTIFEAIHEESVRQQMEIINK, from the coding sequence ATGGAACTAGAATCGATTTTACTACCGGGCATTGAGGATAAAAGACCCATCGTAATAGCCGGCCCGTGTAGTGCAGAAACAGAAGAACAGGTGATGACTACGGCCAGACAGTTAGTAGAGAAAGGGTTCAAGATATTCCGTGCGGGAATCTGGAAGCCGCGCACCAAACCGGGTGGTTTTGAAGGAGTAGGCGTAGAAGGCTTATCCTGGTTGAAGAAAGTGAAAGAAGAAACAGGCATGTACGTGTCTACCGAAGTGGCCACGGCCAAACATGTAGAAGAAGCATTGAAAGCCGGTATAGACATCCTGTGGGTAGGTGCCCGCACCACTGCCAATCCGTTTGCCGTGCAAGAAATTGCCGATGCCTTGAAGGGTGTAGACATCCCCGTATTGATAAAGAACCCGGTAAATCCGGACCTCGAACTCTGGATCGGAGCATTGGAGCGTATCAACAACGCCGGATTGAAACGTTTGGCCGTTATCCACCGCGGATTCAGCAGTTACGATAAGAAGATTTACCGCAACATGCCTCAATGGCACATACCTATTGAGCTACGTCGCCGACTGCCCAATGTTCCCATCTTTTGCGATCCCAGCCACATTGGTGGTCGCCGGGAGTTGATCGCTCCGCTTTGTCAGCAAGCCATGGATTTGAACTTCGACGGACTGATTATAGAAAGCCACTGCAACCCCGATTGTGCATGGAGCGATGCCTCGCAGCAAGTAACTCCGGATGTGCTCGATTACATTCTTAATCTGTTGGTTATCCGCAAAGAAACCCAAACGACCGAGAATTTGTCCATGCTTCGCAAGCAGATAGACGAGTGCGACAATAACCTGATTGAGGAGTTGGCAAAGCGTATGCGCATTGCCCGCGAAATAGGAACGTACAAGAAAGAACATAACATGACTATTCTGCAAACAGACCGCTATGCCGAGATTTTAGAGAAGCGCGGTTCTCAGGGTGCTCTTTGTGGCATGGATTCAGAGTTCATCAAAACAATATTCGAGGCTATACACGAAGAGAGTGTGCGCCAACAAATGGAGATTATAAACAAATAA
- a CDS encoding alpha/beta hydrolase, which translates to MKRNYLILLFLFLVLTLHAQNAYRTEKDIPYVSVSEQDAYRKERCKLDVYYPTDKKDFPVIVWFHGGGLEGGNKEIPQELINKGFAVVAVNYRLSPRAKNPAYIEDAAAAVAWVFNNIEKYGGSKERVFVSGHSAGGYLTLMLAMDKKYLEADGIDADKVAAYLPVSGQTVTHFTIRKERGLPDGIPIIDEFAPLNKARKDTAPIILITGDRNLEMADRYEENALLASVLRNLGNTKVSLYELQGFNHGQVAGPACYLIVNYIRKTLRH; encoded by the coding sequence ATGAAAAGGAACTACCTGATACTGCTTTTCTTGTTTTTAGTATTGACTCTGCATGCTCAGAATGCGTACAGAACTGAAAAAGATATCCCATATGTTTCGGTGTCCGAACAGGATGCTTATCGTAAGGAGCGTTGCAAACTGGATGTGTATTATCCCACGGATAAGAAAGATTTTCCTGTGATCGTGTGGTTTCATGGTGGTGGATTGGAAGGGGGCAACAAAGAAATACCTCAGGAATTGATAAATAAGGGTTTTGCGGTGGTTGCGGTAAACTATCGCCTGAGTCCGCGCGCAAAGAACCCTGCTTATATAGAAGATGCAGCGGCAGCTGTGGCTTGGGTCTTTAATAATATTGAAAAGTATGGTGGTAGCAAGGAGCGTGTTTTTGTCTCCGGGCACTCGGCAGGCGGTTATCTTACCTTGATGTTGGCAATGGATAAGAAATACCTCGAAGCTGATGGTATTGATGCCGATAAGGTTGCTGCTTACCTCCCCGTTAGCGGGCAGACAGTGACACATTTCACTATCCGTAAAGAGCGCGGATTGCCTGATGGCATTCCAATTATTGATGAGTTTGCTCCTCTGAATAAAGCCCGTAAGGATACGGCTCCAATTATTCTGATTACAGGCGACCGCAATCTGGAGATGGCCGACCGTTACGAAGAAAACGCCTTATTGGCTTCTGTTCTTAGAAACTTGGGAAACACAAAAGTTAGTTTGTACGAGTTACAGGGCTTTAATCATGGTCAGGTTGCAGGGCCTGCTTGTTATCTCATTGTGAATTACATTCGGAAAACGTTGAGGCATTAA
- a CDS encoding SPOR domain-containing protein, with product MFAFSVANAQNIVKSLERDVPGQGKVTVNQDPRIDTLLGQEHVASVEGGTDDQPVIKVAGYRVQVYAGNNSRDARNEAQNMALKVKEYFPDIKVYTSFASPRWLCRVGDFRSIEEADAAMRKLKSTGVFKEVSIVREQINISL from the coding sequence ATGTTTGCTTTTTCTGTTGCAAATGCACAGAATATAGTGAAGAGCCTGGAGCGTGATGTGCCGGGGCAGGGAAAGGTTACTGTTAATCAGGATCCGCGTATCGATACATTGCTGGGACAGGAGCATGTGGCAAGTGTAGAAGGAGGAACCGATGATCAGCCGGTTATTAAAGTGGCCGGTTACAGAGTACAGGTATATGCGGGGAATAACTCGAGGGATGCTCGCAACGAGGCTCAGAATATGGCGTTGAAGGTGAAAGAGTACTTTCCTGATATCAAGGTGTACACTTCATTTGCTTCTCCCAGATGGCTCTGCCGGGTAGGCGATTTTCGTAGTATAGAAGAGGCTGATGCTGCTATGCGGAAGTTAAAAAGTACAGGTGTGTTCAAAGAGGTTTCCATAGTCAGAGAACAAATCAATATCTCATTATAA